A genomic stretch from Pararhizobium sp. IMCC21322 includes:
- a CDS encoding accessory factor UbiK family protein, which produces MARNSGRLLDEIAKLATDAAGVAQGVRREAETAVKSQLERLLSDMDLVQREEFEAVRDMAAMARDENDTLRADLQALRDEIGSLKAAKRTTSRKPAAKKPT; this is translated from the coding sequence ATGGCACGAAATTCAGGTCGTCTACTCGATGAGATCGCAAAACTGGCAACTGATGCCGCTGGTGTTGCCCAGGGCGTGCGCCGGGAAGCTGAAACAGCGGTGAAAAGTCAGTTGGAACGATTGCTGTCGGATATGGATCTGGTGCAACGGGAAGAGTTTGAGGCCGTACGGGATATGGCTGCAATGGCACGCGATGAAAATGATACATTGCGGGCCGATTTGCAGGCATTGCGCGACGAAATCGGCAGTCTGAAAGCTGCCAAACGCACAACCAGCCGTAAACCTGCGGCCAAAAAACCAACCTGA
- the proC gene encoding pyrroline-5-carboxylate reductase — MSVGIDKERPLVLVGAGKMGGAMLQGWLSKGLAEGAVHVIDPGLNDSQRAELQAQGVVVHDSADDVPTPGLLILAVKPQMMEKVLPGLAGFSDRSDATGMIVLSVVAGITIATLSKTFGDEALVIRSMPNTPALVGRGVTGLFPSQEMTPPQKEFIAELLAAIGKAVWVDSEEAINAVTAVSGSGPAYVFHLVEAMAQAGVALGLPEDVAMILARETVSGAGELLNQSPDTAETLRVNVTSPNGTTAAGLEVLMASDGLPPLIEKTVRAAHKRAIELGKVID; from the coding sequence ATGAGCGTTGGCATAGACAAAGAACGACCACTCGTGCTTGTTGGCGCAGGCAAGATGGGCGGTGCGATGTTGCAGGGCTGGCTGTCCAAGGGATTGGCCGAAGGCGCTGTGCATGTGATCGACCCCGGCCTCAACGACAGCCAACGGGCAGAGTTGCAGGCTCAGGGTGTTGTCGTTCATGACAGTGCAGATGATGTGCCGACGCCGGGTCTGCTGATACTGGCAGTCAAACCCCAGATGATGGAAAAAGTGCTGCCGGGCCTGGCAGGTTTTTCTGACCGCTCAGATGCGACTGGCATGATTGTACTGTCGGTGGTCGCAGGCATTACGATTGCAACTTTAAGCAAAACATTCGGCGATGAGGCTCTGGTTATCCGGTCCATGCCGAACACACCTGCTTTGGTAGGACGTGGCGTGACGGGGTTGTTTCCATCCCAGGAGATGACACCACCGCAGAAGGAATTCATCGCCGAATTGCTGGCAGCGATTGGCAAGGCCGTGTGGGTCGACAGCGAAGAAGCCATCAATGCTGTGACAGCCGTATCGGGAAGTGGTCCTGCCTATGTGTTCCATCTGGTGGAAGCCATGGCACAGGCGGGCGTGGCGCTGGGCTTACCGGAAGATGTGGCAATGATACTGGCTCGCGAAACTGTTTCAGGGGCGGGCGAATTGCTCAATCAGTCTCCCGATACCGCCGAGACGCTCCGTGTGAATGTGACGTCGCCGAACGGCACCACTGCTGCCGGACTGGAAGTGTTGATGGCGTCAGACGGTCTGCCTCCATTGATAGAAAAAACAGTTCGGGCCGCGCATAAGCGTGCAATTGAGTTGGGCAAGGTGATCGACTGA
- a CDS encoding Xaa-Pro peptidase family protein, producing MTLHFSREEYDHRRERLLAVMEENNLDAMLLFSQESMYWLTGFDSFGFCFFQCLIVRSNGDMSLLTRMPDLRQARHTSTIEDIHVWMDWGEAGPVNQLRDLMDNLDMLGENIGVEYDTAGLTAYYGRQVDDKLKSFGNLKDASTLIPALRVQKSFAEIVYIREAAEMADNAFDAGLAIIKPGANDADILAAMQGSVLAAGGSYPGNGFIVGSGKDALLCRTKSGRRTLEEQDQVTLEFAGVSKNYHSALMRTVVVGEPTPRHVELFDAAVIALKACEEQMVPGKTFGDVFEAHASVLDERGLHPHRINACGYSLGARFAPSWIDTPMFYRKNPFVIRKNMSLFLHIIIMDSETETAMTLGRTYLTTDTVPEPLSRLPIELVAVKG from the coding sequence ATGACCCTGCATTTTTCCCGCGAGGAATATGATCATCGACGCGAGCGTTTGCTTGCCGTCATGGAAGAGAATAATTTGGACGCAATGCTGCTGTTTTCTCAGGAAAGCATGTATTGGCTAACCGGATTTGACTCTTTCGGCTTCTGCTTTTTCCAATGCCTGATCGTTCGCTCCAATGGCGACATGTCTTTGCTGACCCGCATGCCGGATCTGCGCCAGGCCCGACACACATCCACCATTGAAGACATCCATGTCTGGATGGATTGGGGTGAAGCCGGGCCGGTCAATCAGCTGCGTGATCTGATGGACAATCTGGATATGCTTGGCGAAAACATCGGTGTGGAATACGACACTGCGGGACTGACCGCCTATTATGGCCGTCAGGTGGACGACAAGCTGAAAAGCTTCGGCAATCTCAAAGATGCATCGACCCTCATTCCAGCCTTGCGTGTGCAGAAAAGCTTCGCCGAAATAGTCTATATCAGGGAAGCTGCGGAAATGGCTGACAATGCCTTTGACGCAGGCCTTGCGATCATCAAGCCCGGCGCCAATGACGCCGATATTCTAGCCGCCATGCAAGGCTCGGTATTAGCAGCCGGCGGCAGTTATCCTGGCAATGGATTTATCGTGGGCTCCGGCAAGGATGCATTGCTGTGCCGGACCAAGTCGGGCCGCCGCACCTTGGAAGAACAGGATCAGGTAACACTTGAATTTGCAGGCGTATCAAAGAATTATCACAGCGCGCTGATGCGAACAGTGGTTGTGGGCGAGCCCACGCCCCGACACGTTGAGCTGTTTGACGCGGCTGTAATCGCCTTGAAGGCCTGTGAAGAACAGATGGTGCCAGGCAAGACCTTTGGCGATGTGTTCGAAGCTCATGCCAGCGTTCTCGACGAACGAGGGCTGCATCCGCATCGCATAAACGCCTGTGGCTATTCACTGGGCGCGCGTTTCGCACCCTCCTGGATAGACACGCCCATGTTCTATCGTAAAAATCCGTTTGTGATCCGCAAGAATATGAGTCTCTTCCTTCATATCATCATTATGGACAGCGAAACTGAGACTGCAATGACACTGGGGCGCACGTATCTGACCACAGACACTGTGCCCGAACCATTGTCACGTTTGCCAATTGAACTTGTAGCGGTGAAGGGCTAG
- a CDS encoding DoxX family protein, whose protein sequence is MNGIIDSLTWLHDRVFGALEIETQDWFLGLAARFVFAATLLIYFWKSAATKLGDGILGFITPSSGAYIQIFPKAFEAAGYDSSALALHYHLIVILGTWAEFILPALIVIGLFTRLASLAFIGFIAVMTIVDITGHGADATTIGAWFDGDPASLIMDQRAFWIFVLLVLVIKGGGKLSVDFLLGRSRGY, encoded by the coding sequence ATGAACGGCATAATCGATTCACTCACATGGCTGCATGACCGGGTATTTGGCGCGCTGGAAATTGAGACACAGGACTGGTTCCTGGGCCTGGCTGCCAGATTTGTCTTTGCAGCAACTCTGCTGATCTATTTTTGGAAGTCAGCGGCAACGAAACTCGGTGACGGAATTCTTGGTTTCATAACGCCATCCAGCGGAGCCTACATTCAGATTTTCCCCAAAGCCTTTGAAGCTGCCGGGTATGACAGTTCTGCCCTTGCTCTGCATTATCATCTGATTGTCATTCTTGGCACATGGGCCGAATTTATTTTGCCCGCCCTCATTGTCATTGGCTTGTTTACCCGTCTTGCGAGCCTGGCCTTCATTGGCTTTATTGCGGTGATGACCATTGTCGACATTACCGGTCATGGAGCTGATGCAACAACCATTGGTGCATGGTTCGATGGTGATCCGGCATCTCTCATCATGGATCAACGGGCCTTCTGGATTTTTGTGCTTCTGGTGCTGGTCATTAAAGGCGGTGGCAAATTATCGGTGGATTTCCTTCTTGGGCGATCCAGAGGCTACTGA
- a CDS encoding tRNA-binding protein → MQRKNEITFDDFLKVDIRIGTILEAEPYPEARKPSIKMKIDFGDAIGIKKSSAQITVHYTPEMLVGRKVMAVVNFPPRQIGKFMSEVLTLGFEDEAGAVVLAAIDQDVPNGQPLM, encoded by the coding sequence ATGCAGCGAAAAAATGAGATCACTTTCGATGATTTCCTGAAAGTCGACATTCGCATCGGCACTATTCTGGAAGCGGAGCCTTACCCAGAGGCGCGCAAACCTTCCATCAAGATGAAGATAGATTTTGGTGATGCCATTGGCATCAAGAAATCATCGGCTCAGATTACAGTTCACTACACACCAGAAATGCTTGTCGGGCGTAAGGTAATGGCGGTGGTCAATTTCCCGCCGCGCCAGATCGGCAAATTCATGTCTGAAGTTCTGACATTGGGCTTTGAAGATGAGGCAGGGGCTGTTGTTCTGGCCGCCATTGATCAGGACGTTCCCAATGGCCAGCCTTTGATGTGA
- a CDS encoding low specificity L-threonine aldolase translates to MTQAVTACVMMFASDNWAGACPQVQKALADLGPDVAPAYGGDALSASVNARLSEIFEAPVESLMVATGSAANALALAHFAKPGGITLAHKNAHVMVDEYNGPERVSPGLKILGLSGHAGKLTTDGLCDVLQQFPDGVSRQGRLTCLSLTQATELGQSYTPTDISALANLAKQIGLGVHMDGARFANAIAHLNCSPADLTWRAGVDCLSLGFTKNGAWAADLLIFFDGQSSVEAGYIRKQMGQNFSKPRFMAAQILAMLENDTWLKNAGHANQQATNLANGLAASDKCSVPLMPQSNEVFAYFEARDIERLQTAGASFYPWPDEDIPDDLKQADKTLMRLVCSFATSSKDVEAFLTQLG, encoded by the coding sequence ATGACGCAAGCCGTTACGGCTTGCGTCATGATGTTTGCAAGTGACAATTGGGCCGGTGCCTGCCCGCAGGTTCAAAAAGCTTTGGCTGATCTCGGGCCGGATGTTGCACCCGCCTATGGTGGTGATGCGTTAAGTGCGTCGGTCAATGCCAGACTTTCCGAAATTTTTGAAGCGCCTGTTGAGAGCCTTATGGTGGCAACCGGCTCCGCCGCCAATGCATTGGCCCTGGCTCATTTTGCCAAACCCGGCGGCATTACCCTTGCCCATAAAAACGCTCATGTGATGGTCGATGAATATAACGGGCCGGAGCGTGTCAGCCCCGGCCTGAAAATTCTCGGCCTTTCAGGACACGCAGGCAAGCTCACCACTGATGGTCTCTGCGATGTGCTGCAACAGTTCCCTGATGGCGTATCACGTCAGGGACGTCTGACCTGCCTGTCGCTCACCCAGGCAACTGAACTCGGCCAGTCTTACACGCCAACGGACATTTCCGCTCTCGCGAATCTGGCAAAGCAAATCGGTCTGGGCGTTCATATGGATGGAGCACGCTTTGCAAATGCCATCGCTCACCTGAATTGTTCGCCCGCTGATCTAACCTGGCGGGCCGGTGTCGATTGCCTGTCACTTGGTTTCACCAAAAACGGGGCCTGGGCCGCAGATTTGCTGATCTTCTTTGACGGGCAGTCAAGCGTCGAAGCCGGTTACATACGAAAACAAATGGGCCAGAACTTTTCCAAGCCCCGTTTCATGGCCGCCCAGATTCTTGCCATGCTGGAAAACGATACCTGGTTGAAAAATGCTGGACACGCCAACCAGCAAGCAACCAATCTAGCCAACGGCCTTGCTGCCAGCGACAAATGTTCCGTGCCCTTGATGCCTCAATCCAATGAAGTCTTTGCCTATTTCGAAGCCCGAGACATTGAGAGATTGCAAACAGCAGGTGCCAGTTTCTATCCCTGGCCGGACGAAGACATCCCTGACGATCTGAAGCAAGCAGACAAAACCCTGATGCGTCTTGTCTGCAGCTTTGCCACCAGTTCAAAAGATGTCGAGGCTTTCCTGACCCAACTTGGCTAG
- a CDS encoding YbjN domain-containing protein, translating to MSMLDVEFERDANPVDFIEQLAGLNDWVFERSGEDEITITVVGSWCDYHVSFSWMEEVEALHLACAFDAKVTDKHRGEIIRLLALVNEQLWMGHFDLWAEEGVVMFRQSLLLSGGVEPTHQQLEALLSGSVEACERYYQAFQFILWAGKSAPDALAGTLFETIGEA from the coding sequence ATGAGTATGCTCGACGTCGAATTTGAGCGTGATGCAAACCCTGTCGATTTCATAGAGCAATTAGCTGGTCTGAATGATTGGGTATTTGAGCGCTCGGGTGAAGACGAAATAACCATTACCGTGGTTGGCAGCTGGTGCGACTATCATGTCTCTTTTTCATGGATGGAAGAGGTGGAGGCATTGCATCTGGCCTGTGCCTTTGATGCCAAGGTTACTGACAAACATCGCGGAGAAATTATTCGTCTGCTTGCTCTGGTGAATGAGCAGCTCTGGATGGGCCATTTTGATTTATGGGCCGAAGAAGGCGTGGTGATGTTTCGTCAGTCTCTGCTGTTGTCAGGCGGTGTGGAGCCAACACATCAGCAGCTGGAAGCGCTTTTGTCCGGGTCCGTTGAAGCGTGCGAACGTTACTACCAAGCGTTTCAGTTTATTCTCTGGGCCGGAAAATCAGCACCGGACGCCTTGGCTGGTACCTTGTTTGAAACCATCGGCGAGGCCTGA
- a CDS encoding ribose-phosphate pyrophosphokinase produces the protein MKLIAGNSNPALAKSVAEYLDIPLAHCSVRRFADQEIFVEIQENIRGEDVFVLQSTSYPANDHLMELLILMDAARRSSAKRITAVIPYFGYARQDRKHAARTPISAKLVSNLITEAGADRVLTLDLHAGQIQGFFDIPTDNLFSAPLFARDIKSRMPDGKVMVVSPDVGGVVRARAVAKRIDAPLSIVDKRRDSPGESEVMNIIGDVEGYDCILVDDIVDSGGTLCNAADALQEQGATSVRAYITHGVLSGGAVARVTASKLKELVITDSIQPTGAVESASNIRAIPISTLIGEAISRTSLEKSVSSLFD, from the coding sequence ATGAAACTTATCGCCGGCAATTCAAATCCCGCCCTCGCAAAGTCGGTGGCGGAGTATTTGGACATTCCCCTTGCGCATTGCTCCGTACGACGCTTCGCCGATCAGGAAATATTCGTCGAGATACAGGAAAACATCAGGGGCGAGGACGTCTTCGTTCTGCAATCCACCAGTTATCCGGCTAATGATCATCTGATGGAATTGCTGATTCTGATGGACGCGGCACGCCGATCCTCAGCCAAGCGCATCACTGCGGTCATCCCCTATTTTGGCTACGCCCGGCAGGATCGAAAACATGCCGCTCGCACGCCGATTTCAGCGAAGCTGGTGTCCAATCTCATTACCGAGGCTGGCGCTGACCGGGTGCTGACCTTGGATTTGCATGCAGGCCAGATTCAGGGCTTCTTTGATATTCCGACGGACAATCTGTTTTCAGCCCCCCTGTTTGCACGCGACATCAAATCCCGCATGCCTGACGGCAAAGTCATGGTGGTTTCCCCCGATGTGGGTGGCGTGGTCCGCGCCCGCGCAGTGGCCAAACGTATTGATGCACCCCTGTCCATCGTCGATAAACGTCGTGACAGCCCAGGTGAATCAGAAGTCATGAACATCATTGGTGATGTTGAAGGCTATGACTGCATTCTGGTTGATGACATCGTGGATTCCGGTGGCACATTATGCAATGCCGCTGATGCTTTGCAGGAGCAGGGTGCCACGTCGGTTCGCGCCTACATTACCCATGGGGTCCTGTCCGGCGGGGCCGTTGCCAGAGTAACCGCATCCAAGCTTAAAGAGCTTGTCATCACGGACTCCATACAGCCGACCGGCGCCGTGGAATCTGCCTCAAACATTCGGGCGATTCCCATTTCAACGCTGATCGGTGAAGCGATCTCCAGAACCAGCCTGGAAAAATCCGTATCGAGCCTGTTTGACTGA
- a CDS encoding DUF692 domain-containing protein: MFQTTPPASSEKRVDARIPDRAGVGLKAEHYSDILNLKPDLGWFEVHPENYMGAGGPPHHFLESIREHYPLSLHGVGLSIGGEGALNQEHLGRLKDLNERYQPGLFSEHLAWSSHETHFLNDLLPVPYTEQTLARVIDHIDEVQQFIGRQMLLENPSLYVAFDQSSMSEIEFLTRITDQTGCGLLLDVNNVYVSATNQQYDPQKYIAQFPLHIVGEIHLGGHAPDKDETGAPLLIDAHDRAVDEAVWALYERTIVLGGPRPTLIEWDNDVPDFATLLDQAKQAELIMERNPLLGRRHG; the protein is encoded by the coding sequence ATGTTCCAGACCACGCCTCCCGCTTCCTCCGAAAAACGTGTCGATGCGCGTATTCCGGATCGGGCCGGTGTCGGGCTGAAAGCGGAACATTACTCAGACATACTTAATCTGAAACCCGATCTTGGCTGGTTTGAGGTTCACCCCGAAAACTATATGGGCGCTGGTGGCCCGCCACATCATTTTCTTGAAAGCATCCGCGAGCATTATCCGCTTTCCTTGCATGGGGTGGGACTATCCATTGGCGGAGAAGGCGCTTTAAACCAGGAACATCTTGGTCGCCTTAAAGACCTCAACGAACGTTATCAGCCCGGATTGTTTTCCGAGCATCTGGCCTGGTCCAGCCATGAGACCCATTTTCTCAACGATCTGCTGCCTGTTCCTTATACTGAACAGACCCTTGCGCGCGTCATAGATCATATCGACGAAGTACAGCAGTTCATTGGACGGCAAATGCTGCTGGAAAACCCCTCGCTCTATGTGGCTTTCGATCAGTCTTCCATGAGCGAAATAGAATTTCTCACCCGCATCACCGATCAAACCGGCTGTGGGCTGCTGCTGGATGTGAACAACGTCTATGTAAGCGCCACGAATCAGCAATATGATCCACAAAAATACATCGCCCAGTTCCCCTTACATATAGTCGGCGAAATTCATCTGGGCGGCCATGCCCCGGATAAGGATGAAACCGGTGCGCCATTGCTGATCGACGCTCATGACCGAGCCGTTGATGAAGCCGTCTGGGCCTTGTATGAACGAACCATTGTTCTTGGTGGGCCACGCCCGACCTTGATTGAATGGGATAATGATGTGCCTGATTTTGCGACACTTCTGGATCAGGCCAAACAGGCTGAGCTGATAATGGAGCGTAATCCGCTGCTTGGCCGGCGTCATGGCTAG
- the lgt gene encoding prolipoprotein diacylglyceryl transferase — protein sequence MIDPVLIEFGPLAIRWYALGYIAGILIGWWYARRLVSNEHLWAPAQPAMSRQAVDDFLLWMTLGVILGGRIGYVLFYNFDVYLNNPLEALKLWQGGMSFHGGFIGSILAIILFARSRGVRLWSLLDICAICTPFGLFFGRLANFINAELWGRPSSAPWAMVFPSAGPEPRHPSQLYEAALEGIILFAVLWGLAHLFGAFKKPGLIAGTFTAGYGLSRFIVEFFREPDAHIGFLSGWLTMGMLLSLPMIALGLWGIIGSRKRTL from the coding sequence ATGATAGATCCGGTGTTGATTGAGTTCGGCCCGCTTGCCATTCGCTGGTATGCCCTTGGCTATATTGCCGGCATCCTTATTGGCTGGTGGTACGCGCGCCGTCTGGTTTCAAACGAACATTTGTGGGCCCCGGCCCAGCCAGCCATGTCCCGCCAAGCCGTTGATGACTTCCTGCTTTGGATGACGCTTGGCGTCATTCTGGGTGGTCGCATCGGCTATGTGCTATTTTATAATTTCGACGTCTATCTCAACAATCCATTGGAGGCGCTGAAACTGTGGCAGGGCGGAATGTCCTTCCATGGCGGCTTCATTGGCTCAATTCTGGCGATCATTCTGTTTGCGCGCAGTCGGGGTGTACGTCTTTGGTCCTTGCTTGATATTTGCGCCATCTGCACGCCATTTGGCCTGTTCTTTGGCCGTCTGGCAAATTTCATCAATGCGGAACTCTGGGGCCGTCCCTCATCTGCACCATGGGCGATGGTGTTCCCCAGTGCCGGCCCAGAACCACGCCACCCCAGCCAATTATATGAAGCCGCGTTGGAGGGGATAATCCTGTTTGCCGTGTTGTGGGGTCTGGCGCATCTGTTTGGTGCCTTCAAGAAGCCGGGTCTGATTGCTGGCACTTTTACGGCTGGCTATGGCCTGTCACGGTTCATCGTAGAGTTTTTTCGCGAGCCGGACGCGCATATCGGCTTTCTCAGCGGATGGCTCACCATGGGCATGCTGCTTTCCCTGCCAATGATCGCGCTCGGGCTTTGGGGCATCATTGGGTCCCGCAAGAGAACCCTTTAA
- a CDS encoding class I SAM-dependent methyltransferase: MADLKTRILEDIALTGPMPLSRYMNLCLGDPVSGYYMTRDPFGHGGDFTTAPEVSQMFGELVGAWLVAAWQALGRPSRTRLAELGPGRGTLMADCLRSLALEPDLMRGLEIDMVDMSPTLIAAQQEKLSKVPCPVRWHGTLPDSDLPTLLIANEFFDALPVHILVKTEKGIAERHITASQEGKLGFADLPTKLQISQGQIDAIPTGTVFELSPERCDVAKNIAAGIKANGGAALLIDYGYVQPKTGATFQALTNHQMVDPLDQPGEADLTALVDFTSLEKCFKSMDIHVSEPVSQMDFLLNLGLLERAGQLGSGQSQEMQTGLQQAVTRLVSPDEMGTLFKVLAAASFDDPMPGFQKSS, from the coding sequence ATGGCTGATCTGAAGACCCGCATCCTGGAAGATATTGCACTGACCGGGCCCATGCCCCTGTCACGTTACATGAATCTGTGTCTGGGGGACCCCGTTTCCGGCTACTACATGACCCGCGATCCGTTCGGTCATGGGGGCGATTTCACCACGGCTCCGGAAGTCAGCCAGATGTTCGGCGAACTCGTTGGTGCCTGGCTTGTCGCCGCTTGGCAAGCTCTGGGCCGCCCATCGCGAACACGTTTGGCAGAGTTGGGGCCTGGGCGCGGCACCTTGATGGCCGATTGTCTGCGCAGCCTGGCTCTGGAACCTGATCTTATGCGTGGTCTGGAAATCGACATGGTGGACATGAGCCCCACACTTATAGCCGCCCAGCAAGAAAAACTGTCAAAGGTCCCCTGCCCGGTTCGTTGGCATGGCACCTTGCCCGACAGCGATCTTCCGACTTTGTTGATTGCCAATGAATTCTTTGACGCTCTGCCAGTTCATATTCTCGTAAAAACGGAAAAGGGCATCGCAGAACGCCACATTACTGCATCGCAGGAGGGCAAGCTTGGTTTCGCTGATCTTCCGACCAAACTGCAAATCAGCCAGGGCCAAATCGATGCAATCCCCACCGGGACCGTGTTTGAACTATCCCCGGAGCGCTGTGATGTTGCCAAGAATATCGCTGCCGGGATCAAAGCAAATGGCGGCGCCGCTCTCCTGATCGATTATGGCTATGTCCAGCCTAAAACCGGCGCAACCTTCCAGGCCCTTACAAATCACCAAATGGTGGACCCGCTGGATCAACCGGGGGAGGCCGACCTGACCGCCCTTGTTGATTTCACATCCTTGGAAAAATGCTTCAAATCAATGGATATCCACGTGTCCGAACCGGTCAGCCAGATGGACTTTTTGCTGAATCTGGGACTTCTGGAAAGGGCCGGGCAATTGGGCTCAGGTCAATCGCAGGAGATGCAAACCGGCCTTCAGCAGGCTGTGACCCGTCTCGTATCCCCGGACGAAATGGGGACCCTCTTCAAGGTTCTGGCAGCGGCAAGTTTCGATGATCCGATGCCCGGCTTCCAGAAATCATCTTGA
- the pgeF gene encoding peptidoglycan editing factor PgeF — protein MIKTFVPAPFTTHPALEGGGILHGFFGRQGGISKGIYDNLNCGVGSDDLQAHVLHNRQVLTQTLVGADRPLITPYQIHSPKCLVVTGPWPNGESEQCDALATTTPDIVLAVGSADCGPVLFADADNRVVGAAHSGWKGAIGGVLESTIAQMEALGAKRDRISAVLGPTISQKSYEVGAEFRETFLQHDARNSVYFAEGAKEGHFQFGLPSYIVDRLNACGLAKAEWTGQCTYLEETAFFSYRRTTHRQEPDYGRQLAAISIT, from the coding sequence ATGATAAAAACCTTTGTCCCTGCCCCGTTCACGACTCACCCAGCCCTTGAAGGCGGTGGAATCCTGCACGGCTTCTTCGGCCGTCAGGGCGGCATCTCAAAAGGAATTTATGACAATCTGAACTGCGGCGTCGGGTCAGATGATCTGCAGGCCCATGTCCTGCACAATCGACAGGTGCTGACACAAACGCTCGTTGGAGCAGACCGACCACTGATTACACCCTACCAGATTCACAGCCCCAAATGTCTGGTTGTCACAGGCCCTTGGCCAAATGGGGAATCAGAACAATGCGACGCCTTGGCAACGACAACGCCCGATATTGTTCTGGCGGTCGGCTCAGCAGATTGCGGTCCGGTCCTGTTTGCCGATGCGGACAACCGTGTCGTGGGAGCGGCTCATTCCGGCTGGAAAGGGGCCATTGGCGGCGTATTGGAAAGTACGATTGCACAAATGGAGGCTCTTGGTGCAAAGCGTGATCGCATCAGTGCGGTTCTCGGGCCTACCATTTCGCAGAAGTCCTATGAGGTTGGCGCAGAATTCCGCGAGACATTCCTTCAGCATGACGCCAGGAATTCAGTCTACTTCGCCGAAGGGGCCAAGGAAGGGCACTTTCAATTTGGTCTGCCGTCCTACATTGTTGACAGATTAAATGCCTGCGGACTTGCCAAGGCGGAATGGACCGGTCAATGTACCTACCTTGAGGAAACGGCGTTTTTCAGCTATCGCCGCACCACACACCGACAAGAGCCAGATTATGGCCGCCAACTAGCTGCAATTTCAATCACCTGA
- a CDS encoding DUF2282 domain-containing protein produces the protein MSAFTKTTLSAVLVAGAMATALSSVSISTNAEAAGDEKCFGVALAGKNDCAAGPGTTCAGTSKVDFQGNAWKLVPAGSCETMEFDGDRKGSLAALERDIPA, from the coding sequence ATGTCCGCTTTCACTAAAACTACTCTTTCAGCCGTACTTGTTGCAGGCGCAATGGCAACAGCACTTTCTTCAGTTTCTATTTCCACAAATGCTGAAGCCGCAGGCGACGAAAAATGCTTCGGCGTTGCTCTCGCTGGCAAGAACGATTGTGCAGCCGGCCCCGGCACAACATGTGCAGGCACCTCCAAAGTTGATTTTCAGGGCAATGCATGGAAACTCGTCCCGGCTGGCTCTTGCGAAACCATGGAATTTGATGGTGATCGCAAAGGCTCATTGGCCGCTCTGGAACGTGACATCCCCGCATAA
- a CDS encoding DUF2063 domain-containing protein has product MASESLRPFAEALLQPGSPVPDGVTNPDGVPATKRFDVYRNNVIVSLIDALASRFPVVQTLVGEEFFQAAAREFAINHPPASPVMLHYGTGFPDFLDGFPPAASVPYLGDVARLESARRAAYHAENAQPLDPAQLEQIAPDQFEVLTFQTHPSLSLIESDYAILSIWQANSQGSALDVPIATPQSILICRPMLEVEVRGLPQGAYAFLSALQQGGTLGAAAQAGLLSNPAFDLASTLTGALSAGVFTDFKITKI; this is encoded by the coding sequence ATGGCTAGCGAAAGCCTGCGCCCATTTGCTGAAGCGCTTTTACAGCCTGGCAGCCCCGTGCCTGATGGCGTCACAAACCCCGATGGCGTTCCGGCAACAAAGCGGTTTGATGTCTATCGCAATAATGTCATTGTCAGTCTCATTGATGCGCTTGCGAGCCGTTTTCCGGTGGTTCAAACCCTTGTAGGTGAAGAGTTTTTTCAGGCTGCAGCAAGAGAATTCGCAATCAATCACCCGCCAGCATCTCCGGTCATGTTGCATTACGGGACCGGGTTTCCCGACTTTCTGGACGGGTTCCCACCCGCAGCCTCCGTGCCTTATCTGGGCGATGTGGCGCGGCTGGAAAGCGCGCGACGGGCTGCCTACCATGCAGAAAATGCGCAACCGCTGGACCCGGCTCAGCTTGAACAGATCGCACCTGACCAGTTTGAGGTTCTTACATTTCAAACACACCCATCCCTGTCTTTGATTGAGTCTGACTACGCCATTTTATCAATCTGGCAGGCTAACAGTCAGGGCAGCGCGTTGGATGTTCCAATCGCTACACCGCAATCAATTCTGATCTGTCGCCCCATGCTGGAGGTCGAAGTTCGCGGCCTGCCTCAAGGCGCATATGCTTTTCTATCCGCCTTGCAACAAGGCGGTACACTTGGTGCAGCAGCCCAGGCAGGGCTTCTGTCCAATCCTGCCTTCGATCTGGCAAGCACATTAACCGGTGCCCTGTCAGCGGGCGTCTTCACTGATTTTAAAATAACAAAAATATAG